In Hydractinia symbiolongicarpus strain clone_291-10 chromosome 13, HSymV2.1, whole genome shotgun sequence, a single genomic region encodes these proteins:
- the LOC130623794 gene encoding uncharacterized protein LOC130623794: MTWTIENLVSEEVGAASMSDGLPVTNHERGGMGSCYRMYVLKAGMIECVDHGDLLYFNNVKYEGTFPVNITLIVRPKSFTVFGVSTEGIYIPFPTEVNDGDVELLKEQIDIKMIPYQAMPSVDRPQTMQQIIAKSAQYFPYTTKNAELAISIFDWTSTNFNRIVYFRMFAYTLLKDDPLPLDNASITSAIWTSDWGDSNPRNEAYMNSFMMVPAETEESVVTQFEKQAPTLYHYVNAEINLIAGGLRGLPRTSTLAVPILYSGQVDMSNFSKSQLCAHYQELPANEGPKGTKLQMQLFQARVGFMAPGKTVTVKGIVSFTDSSADAMRYSSGILLTVEPPAGALIWENAAYITPLSNDLDKTEYLFYPGTRFTVKEWKDHNKDVHGRRVVEIVMQVLVERKDCE, encoded by the coding sequence ATGACTTGGACAATCGAAAATTTAGTCAGTGAGGAGGTTGGTGCTGCATCTATGTCTGATGGACTTCCTGTTACTAACCATGAAAGAGGAGGAATGGGATCGTGCTATAGAATGTATGTACTTAAAGCTGGAATGATCGAATGTGTTGATCATGGAGATCTTTTATACTTTAACAATGTCAAGTATGAAGGAACATTTCCAGTCAATATAACTTTGATTGTACGACCAAAGAGCTTTACAGTCTTTGGTGTATCTACCGAAGGGATCTACATTCCTTTCCCTACTGAGGTAAATGATGGAGATGTTGAGTTATTGAAAGAACAAATTGACATCAAGATGATCCCTTACCAAGCCATGCCATCGGTTGATCGTCCACAAACCATGCAGCAAATTATTGCAAAATCTGCTCAATATTTCCCTTATACAACCAAAAATGCAGAGCTTGCAATTTCAATATTTGATTGGACATCAACCAACTTTAACAGAATAGTTTACTTTCGAATGTTTGCATACACTTTACTTAAAGATGATCCTTTGCCGTTGGATAATGCGTCTATAACAAGTGCAATTTGGACATCAGACTGGGGAGATTCCAACCCGAGAAATGAAGCATACATGAACTCCTTTATGATGGTACCAGCAGAAACAGAAGAATCGGTGGTCACGCAGTTTGAAAAACAAGCCCCTACTCTGTATCATTACGTGAATGCGGAGATTAATTTAATTGCAGGCGGTCTTCGAGGGCTTCCAAGAACAAGCACATTGGCAGTACCGATACTTTACTCCGGACAAGTCGATATGTCGAATTTTTCAAAATCACAACTGTGTGCACATTACCAAGAATTGCCAGCGAATGAAGGCCCAAAAGGCACCAAATTACAGATGCAACTTTTTCAAGCACGTGTTGGTTTCATGGCACCTGGGAAGACTGTTACAGTTAAGGGTATTGTGTCTTTCACAGATTCATCTGCCGATGCAATGAGATACTCAAGTGGCATATTGCTTACCGTGGAGCCGCCTGCGGGGGCGTTAATCTGGGAAAATGCAGCATATATAACACCCTTGTCAAACGATTTAGATAAAACTGAATATTTATTCTATCCTGGCACACGTTTTACCGTTAAAGAATGGAAAGATCACAACAAGGATGTTCATGGGAGGCGAGTTGTTGAAATTGTGATGCAAGTTCTCGTCGAAAGGAAAGATTGTgaatga